The genomic stretch CGCAGCGTGAAGGTCTGTCCGCAGTGCGTGCACACGAACGGACGCGcccgcgtgtgcgtgtgtgcgtgccgCGCCAGTGCGCACTTGTCGTAGGTGGGCTAGGGTGAGTAGAGTACAGTAGGGTACAGTGGAGTAGCAACACGCACCTTGGCGTGGCGGTTGAGGTTGGTGCGCAGCGTGAAGGTCTGTCCGCAGTGCGTGCACACGAACGGACGCGcccgcgtgtgcgtgtgtgcgtgccgCGCCAGTGCGTACTTGTCGTAGAACGCGCGCCCGCACTCGTCGCACCGCACCGACGGAGACGCGTGACGTAGCTCGTGGATACGTAAAATTGTTTTGTTctgaaaaaatgataatattgtttttggtcacgtatattttataataagctGAGATCGGCCCTAGCATTGACGACTGCGACTTTAATGAACTTCAAGAAAGCTTGGTGTGAACATGTCGGATATCTCATCACGACAATGAGTAGACGTTCGCTGTATCTGACGTGGTCTGTGTTTAGACTGGCTAAGGAAGAATACTTTGACCACGTACAATATcattatataaatacaaaaactaCATTACTTGGAATCCTTTCCCGCACGTATCACAAATGGCGGTAATGACTCGTCGATATGAATCCCTTTCGGCAGGGTGTTCCTTGAATGTGTGCCACCAATGTTCCCGGCGGCTGTTTACTGCTTTCCCACACTGaaacattacatacattatTCTATGATCTACTTAAGACTTTCGGtgcattatacatttttacattttatgaaaAGACATATTACCCCAGCGCCATATATAGCACGTTAATGGTGCTATGAAGAACGACCTTTAAGATCCAAAAAAACTATGGCTTGATAATTTGAAAATTGTAACAGCTATATATACGacagtaacttttttttattgcttagatggttggacgagctcacaatccacctggtgttaagtggttactggaacccatagacatctacaacgtaaatgcgccacccatcatgagatataagttctaagatctcagtatggttacaatggctgccccgctcttcaaaccgaaacgcattactgcttcacggcagaaataggcagggcggtggtacctatccgcgcagactcacaagagatcctaccagtGGTACTACATGCAACTGTGCGGAAAATtagtttttacacgctttatattagcttcacttgtatttatgtttgtaactgactcctttagacgagACTTTGACCCATTTTAAAcagccagatttcattcaaactgtagatttatcaattaatttgataagattattccattattcaatttgcaaaataagatttttgtcaatttatataatttttatctatagtcgataaggcaggacTTGATGTTAGAGTACTtaacagttttaaaaatacgcttttagaacatttttacaaaaaaatgtaaaataaataatagtttaaaaaactaaaaaacaggctttatataaaattcaactaaaaaatagaaaataaaatttaataaatttaaattaaaaatagtgtaaaatatattttattgtaaaaaaagcatgaggtgcatggtgttattagttataaatatttttctgacagatatcagtagaagaattattatttcaatatcttaaaaagcaccccacgcttttttattatttattatttatattatttatttatatcaaagcCACAAATTACCGACACTCACGTGCTCACAGTTGGTGGGGTAAGTCTCTCCCGGTTGCTTCATGTAGGGTCTGCGATGTTGAGCCTTTACGTGCAAGTTGAGTTCGCTCCGTGTGCCGAACTCCGTGCCGCATCTCTTGCATGTCTTACTCTCATCTAATTCAAAGGGCTTTCCGTCGCTATAAAGCAAATAACCGATTATGTTCGTTACAATCGTCAAAACCGTCATTTTGCATGATTTTTCGATCCTACCCGCTCCATTGTTTGTATTCTAAAGTTTTAAGTATGGTATTTTGATGcaaattgtaaatttgaaaCTTACGTCTTCCCTGGTTTACTTTTGTGTCGGCTGGAAGTTTGGAAGTGAACTCTTCGCGCATCCTCTGAGGCGAAGTCGATACCGCAGGGTTCGCAGCGACAAGATTCATCGCCTTTTGtttcctgtattttttttactgaattAAACTAAATAGTAAATAACTACAAAATAAAGGAACTATACTCAATTGGGCTCTTGGCGTTACGACCGCACATAGTGACAGCGAGAGCCGTCAATTGACACATTTCGGAACTACAAAAGTGCGCAATTATGCCATCTAGCGTGAGGTAAGCTAATGAAATGCACCTGGTCAAACCGTATCTACGAtaaactatggagggtagaggtaaggagaaccatctcatatgggagaagcttgaaaaagtgtcccactttcagtactaaataacagttcaaaaatcctccagaatggcgctagcataggcacagggtatgggtatgatatgaattgagcagttgttagttgattgaagtatgctgagttaggaaatttaatatattgcgGATCACGCGTGGCGAtacgatctccgctccaggggggagccgcatCCCGGCGCGGTAGAAGTTCGAGTGCGGAAgctccaatctcggcgtgccgtgctcaaGGCGTGGTCTCGCCTCCTGGCGGACCCGGTCTatgggcgacggaccgtcgaggcgatccggccGGTCCTTACGGACTgagtgaatcgcgaccgaggacgtctcaccttccgaggtgagacgtcctcggtcgcggtTGTTTCGgccgctacctgcacctcgtcgcccggagggagccgacgtcgaagtgccaccactgcagtggctgcaacgaggacacgggcACAcactcgcgtactgccccgctttcgcggagcaacGCCGtctcctcgttgcaaaaatagaaccggacttgtcgcttccgaccgtcgtgtcTACGATGcgcgacttctgcgagtccaccatctcgcagaaggaggctgcggaacgggagagggagagctcttcttccctctcggtgCCGTGCCGCCGCCccgagccgggggtcggaggagggcgtttgtccagctcccggtgatggtcacggggcgacctaaaggggttgaggctgcgccgcacgctaccgtcactctagcgcgctggaaccaggaggacgggacggcgcgtcggcggctgcggactgtgATGCGGTCTTATTCTAATAACggatcttattctaataactttcagcgcctttttttaaatttaccctcttgctactgtagcgccgcCCTTATTTAggagattttaacggacactttttacacacagagacggttctccttacctctaccctccatacgaAGAACATACAGTATAGTTCGGTTGCACCTCGGAGCCGTGGCGTGTTGCAATTAAGTATGAACAATCCTCGCcttttaaataaagaattaaGAAATCGAATCTATACTGTAGCATTGTGAATGAACTGTTTTATCGAGATCTCGAATTTCTTTTATTCAATTGAAGTATTTCATAGGTTTTATCGTGATCTAATAAATGTTTTAACTGAAGACAGTGGCGTAGCGTGGTGGGGGCAGGGGAGGGGCGATCCGCCCCGGGCGGCACTTTTTAGGGGGCGGcaaaatttcacaataaataataaaaatatttgaaccatttcatatttttatcgcAACTACAAATTTGGACCGATTAAACTGGGAACACCGTCTTTACTGACTCGCGGGGATTCCCCCTATTTTATAATAGTAAGGAAGTACGTGATGATTTGACAATTCAAAGAAAGTTTTATTGATGGATTGTCAGTTGTCCATTTCACATTGACATATCGTTATTTATGTTACGCTTTAAAACTGTGATTTTTGTACAAATAAGTACAAAATTGTCTTCCGCCCCGGGCGGCTGACACCCATGCTACGCCACTGACTGAAGACTTGGATAGGTGGTTATTACGAGAAGGTCATAGGGTACCGTGAGAGCGGCGTGCGCGCTGATCGCGTACAGCTGCAGGCCCTGCCGGTGGCCGCACGCGATGCCGCAGCGAGTGCACGTGTACTCGTCCGGAACTTTACTCTGCGCTGTGTACACATTCGACGAACAGTTCAGCCCGGAGTGAAACAGCTGATGTTTCTTTGCTGTGGCCCTAAAACATAATAACGATCTGTTATAATTCACGGCATCCTGTTTCGCTAATATTGTATATTGTTTATTCGTTCTTGttaaatttcgactactgtcaCTCTTCTTATCTCCCACGCCTCCAAGCGGAATCATAACGCAATATGGGAGTCGGGAACTGCTACAGACAAATACTCACACATTACTAAAAGCTTTGAAGCAACTTTTGCAATGGAACTTCTTCTCGTGTGTGTGCCGCCTGTGCGAGTCCGCGGAAGCTTCACTCTTGAATCGAAGCTTACACACAGGACACTCTGCTTTACCACGACTCTATAACAACgaatagtgtttttttaagcaaattttgaaaatttcaaattgaatGTAGCTTTCGATAATACAGTCAGTTGAAGTACTTGTTAAATCTTCATTAGCGTCTTGGTTATTTGAAATGAGAACAGCGGCACTATGAAAGAGACTAACGCATACATTATCTTACTAGGATAATAGAGAAATTTAAATGGCTTGTTGCAACACAACAATCTAGTGGAGTTAAGAACATTTAGGAGACTGAATAGTTTGTTTGCACTGACCGAATCGTGGCAACGTGTATGTACTTTGTAAGTCTTCATGTGCGTGAACTGCTTGGTGCACGTCTCGCACTGGTACACTGTGTCGCCGGTGGGCGGACGCGTAGTGAACTTGCGGTTCCAATCGTCTATTTGCTCCTGGAGCTGAAATTCATACAGTTATGTGTTTAACTAAAGCTGTCTGGAAGAGAAGAGTACCtactttattgtatttaatgtctcgtatttttttttgtgtacaataaaagcatactatctctctctctctctctttctctctctctctctctctctctctatctataATATTGAAAAGGacatggtagttttccaattattggaacgtgaattagttttcaaatgcatcagcagagtgcgctaagttagcacagttttaattaacattgattatttctaagaaactacgaccaaacgaaagccttacaatttttgcaacattaaataatattactaacgataatataaacaacatttcgatcaatgccaacttaaagaaaaaacagttgtcaattttctgtcactgagtcggtatcgattgcgagtatcacgcgagagcagtacttttgagagtgctcgattgtgcgaagcgttgctgtagttggaacattcaacgttgagcaatatgccgcataatgcgctcttgtgctgtaattggaaaactaccatattTCACTTGGTaggttaaattaaatacttaaatgTAACTCCAGTACTGTGTCTGCAAATGTTTTCAATCATCAGATTaagaaatgaataaattaaagatatataattataatataactttaatatataatattaaatttctaaaacaCTCACAGACAACTTCACGATATTGAAATATTCTTGCATTTTTAATTCTCGTTCGGTTAAATCCCCTTTACTTcttttaagcaatttttttcGTCGCGTCACTTTGTcctttaatttctaaaataaaataaaaaacattttatccAAACACATTTTCAATTCATGGACCTGCCAGCTACTTACTCTTAGTTAAATTCCAATAAATACTATGAACCGAACATTACCGTCGACCTGTTACAATCTAACTTTTTAGAACTGGAAACCTGCAGAATAAGTCCAGCAATCACTCACCTTATCATTCTTAACTTCAGCAGCATTAGCAGTTTTCTTCAACGCGCTCAATGTTTTATCATCACTACAATCCGAATCTACATAATCATCTTCACTATCTTCATATCTCATTGCTCCATCATCACTGACACCTGTGTCATCTTTCTTTGGACTTTTAACAATGCTGACCAAGTCAATTTCCTTTTCcaatttgatattattttgtatattctcattcaattcaattttacatgtattttcttcatcttctaATTTTGAATCAAATTTAATTGGTGCAAGTTCATTTCCATAACTGCATTCTATAACACAGGTCTGTTTATGAATCGATAGTGATTTGTTTAGTTTCAATTGTTTTCGatctacattttttattagtttttcagTAACCTGAAAGTACACAGCAGTTTTTACTTTAGTATTAATGAGTTATATTTCCATATTCCATACCTAAGGAATTTTTTATTGAacctataaattataaatacgttGATAGATGTTGGAATTTTATCTATAATCTTTAAATAGCTGCCTGACTGACTTCAACCATCTTTGGGAATTTATTGGATATGCTTTGGacaggaaaatatttttttattgtattaaatggACAGAAACACTCACAGCTCTActggtattgagtggttactgaaatCAATGTCTGACTTATAATGTGAGGATATCTCAAAAGCATTGTAGTATGGCAGAAACACTTCAGATTCACTACTcagattttgtttttaagtgtttaaattttccattacTATTACGATATGAAGGCCTCCACTGAGGGTACCACATAatagattaattatttaaaaaaagagcaGATTACTATTACTTTCCCGTGCGGTCACATAAAAATGCCCTTTTATCACTGATTCCAGAAATTAGTTTTGTAGAATTGATTTTTAGTGTACAATGCCATCatc from Bombyx mori chromosome 3, ASM3026992v2 encodes the following:
- the LOC101737715 gene encoding zinc finger protein 791, with product MMYFCCVKGCQNNNKNTRKESDSIIAFHKFPTNSVLRAKCLNAIGRPNWDPPSYTRICSEHFDHFINETNGTDQKNDTLLMKDIPSVTEFDARNVEVCCLCLANDVKMHSTLHGRLKTEIEHILTLTDKSDMNGFPQFVCYMCAIDLHKCCQFIEKCLLTQATLLDVFAHNGEVTEKLIKNVDRKQLKLNKSLSIHKQTCVIECSYGNELAPIKFDSKLEDEENTCKIELNENIQNNIKLEKEIDLVSIVKSPKKDDTGVSDDGAMRYEDSEDDYVDSDCSDDKTLSALKKTANAAEVKNDKKLKDKVTRRKKLLKRSKGDLTERELKMQEYFNIVKLSLQEQIDDWNRKFTTRPPTGDTVYQCETCTKQFTHMKTYKVHTRCHDSSRGKAECPVCKLRFKSEASADSHRRHTHEKKFHCKSCFKAFSNVATAKKHQLFHSGLNCSSNVYTAQSKVPDEYTCTRCGIACGHRQGLQLYAISAHAALTETKGDESCRCEPCGIDFASEDARRVHFQTSSRHKSKPGKTDGKPFELDESKTCKRCGTEFGTRSELNLHVKAQHRRPYMKQPGETYPTNCEHCGKAVNSRREHWWHTFKEHPAERDSYRRVITAICDTCGKGFQNKTILRIHELRHASPSVRCDECGRAFYDKYALARHAHTHTRARPFVCTHCGQTFTLRTNLNRHAKVHSNVAAYECSMCGKKFKYSTSRNLHIRTVHYKQPPPPRKKRAKNVEQPEFKL